A region of Ramlibacter agri DNA encodes the following proteins:
- a CDS encoding flavin reductase family protein has product MSIRAASLDAEGCYKLLSGVVVPRPIAWISTQSEEGVVNLAPFSCYTYVCSKPPMVGINIGRRAGQRKDTSRNIHQRGEFVLNIGDATMIEAIHRSADEYGPEVSEVDLLGLELAPSESIATPRLAMVPAAMECRLHSVQEFGETNAEFIVGEVLVFHFRPGLCVNGKVDTATLNPLARLGGPNYAGLGPSITMAPVSRTPQMVVARDGG; this is encoded by the coding sequence CTGTCCATCCGGGCCGCGTCGCTCGACGCCGAGGGCTGCTACAAGCTGCTCAGTGGCGTGGTGGTGCCGCGCCCCATCGCCTGGATCAGCACGCAATCGGAAGAAGGCGTGGTGAACCTCGCGCCCTTCAGCTGCTACACCTACGTGTGCAGCAAGCCGCCGATGGTGGGCATCAACATCGGCCGGCGCGCCGGCCAGCGCAAGGACACCAGCCGCAACATCCACCAGCGCGGCGAGTTCGTGCTGAACATCGGCGACGCGACGATGATCGAGGCGATCCATCGCAGCGCCGACGAATACGGGCCCGAGGTGAGCGAGGTGGACCTGCTGGGGCTGGAGCTCGCGCCCAGCGAGAGCATCGCCACGCCGCGCCTGGCCATGGTGCCGGCCGCCATGGAATGCCGGCTGCACAGCGTGCAGGAATTCGGCGAGACCAACGCGGAGTTCATCGTCGGCGAAGTGCTGGTCTTCCACTTCCGCCCCGGCCTCTGCGTCAACGGCAAGGTCGACACCGCCACGCTCAACCCGCTGGCCCGCCTGGGCGGACCCAACTACGCCGGCCTGGGCCCGTCGATCACGATGGCCCCGGTGTCGCGCACCCCGCAGATGGTCGTCGCCAGGGATGGCGGCTGA
- a CDS encoding Bug family tripartite tricarboxylate transporter substrate binding protein, whose product MDRRTFHKALGGFALGAAAPLAFAQDYPVRPIRLVVGYPPGGANDIIARLMAQHLSEELGQQVVVDNRAGANGVIGSDAVAKAAPDGYTLLAAGMTPMVLNRLTYKKLPYNAASDFVGISEVASSPMLFAVRPDLKLRSLDDLVKLARDKPGKINFATVGSGGSTRVVFELLKQSTGVDLRYVPYKGAGAAITDILGGIADGMAVDFAALYPFVKEGKLTALAITSDTRSPLLPDVRTVAEQGHPELTCGNWYALSAPAKTPQPIVDKLHAAVAKMVQSPEMKKQLLAQGCEPKASASPQAFNQFAAAELARWGKVIKTAGIEAE is encoded by the coding sequence ATGGATCGCAGGACTTTCCACAAGGCCCTGGGCGGCTTCGCCCTGGGCGCCGCCGCGCCGCTGGCCTTCGCCCAGGACTATCCCGTCCGGCCGATCCGGCTGGTGGTGGGCTACCCGCCCGGCGGCGCCAACGACATCATCGCCCGCCTGATGGCGCAGCACCTCAGCGAGGAACTGGGGCAGCAGGTGGTGGTCGACAACCGTGCCGGCGCCAACGGCGTGATCGGCTCGGATGCCGTGGCCAAGGCCGCACCCGACGGCTACACCTTGCTGGCAGCGGGCATGACGCCCATGGTGTTGAACCGCCTCACCTACAAGAAGCTGCCGTACAACGCGGCCAGCGACTTCGTCGGCATCAGCGAGGTGGCGAGCAGCCCCATGCTGTTCGCCGTGCGGCCTGACCTCAAGCTGCGCAGCCTCGACGACCTGGTCAAGCTGGCCAGGGACAAGCCGGGCAAGATCAACTTCGCCACCGTCGGCTCCGGCGGCTCGACCCGCGTGGTGTTCGAACTCCTGAAGCAGAGCACGGGCGTCGACCTGCGCTACGTGCCTTACAAGGGCGCCGGCGCGGCCATCACCGACATCCTGGGCGGCATCGCGGACGGCATGGCCGTCGACTTCGCGGCGCTGTACCCCTTCGTCAAGGAAGGCAAGCTCACCGCCCTCGCGATCACCAGCGACACGCGCAGCCCGCTGCTGCCGGACGTGCGCACTGTCGCGGAGCAGGGCCATCCGGAACTGACCTGCGGCAACTGGTATGCGCTGTCGGCGCCGGCGAAGACGCCGCAGCCCATCGTCGACAAGCTGCATGCCGCCGTCGCGAAGATGGTGCAGAGCCCCGAGATGAAGAAGCAGCTGCTGGCGCAGGGCTGCGAACCGAAGGCCAGCGCCTCGCCGCAGGCCTTCAACCAGTTCGCCGCCGCGGAACTCGCCCGCTGGGGCAAGGTTATCAAGACGGCCGGCATCGAGGCGGAATGA
- a CDS encoding aspartate/glutamate racemase family protein, translating into MKIWLQSGTPLAQSPIYKPYYDSLVKHAKRVARADTVVEFPDLGKQYPGAARSRTHLHFLAHETIKAAIKAQEEGYDVFVTQCLDLAYDELREMVDIPVVFMTQATLAFYSQLAPNFAFLVNSERLLHFFNEMADRYKVADRMVPGSYVTFAFTDYANLWNSPQPFIAQFREVAEQLAGRGATAFMPAGLYLSQWLIDQGIREVNGAIVMDPLAAAIKTAETMVDLKRIGVQPCRAGAWTPPTAEVRQLLAKEFQA; encoded by the coding sequence ATGAAGATCTGGCTCCAGAGCGGCACGCCGCTCGCGCAATCCCCCATCTACAAGCCCTACTACGACTCGCTGGTGAAGCACGCGAAGCGTGTGGCGCGTGCCGACACCGTGGTGGAGTTCCCCGACCTGGGCAAGCAGTACCCGGGCGCCGCTCGCAGCCGTACGCACCTGCATTTCTTGGCGCACGAGACCATCAAGGCCGCGATCAAGGCGCAGGAAGAGGGCTACGACGTGTTCGTCACGCAGTGCCTGGACCTGGCATACGACGAGTTGCGGGAGATGGTGGACATCCCGGTCGTCTTCATGACGCAGGCGACGCTGGCTTTCTACAGCCAGCTGGCGCCCAACTTCGCCTTCCTCGTGAACAGCGAGCGCCTGCTGCATTTCTTCAACGAGATGGCCGACCGCTACAAGGTGGCCGACCGCATGGTGCCGGGCAGCTACGTCACCTTTGCGTTCACCGACTACGCGAACCTGTGGAACAGCCCGCAGCCCTTCATCGCGCAGTTCCGCGAAGTGGCGGAGCAACTGGCCGGCCGCGGCGCCACGGCCTTCATGCCGGCCGGCCTGTACCTGAGCCAGTGGCTGATCGACCAGGGCATCCGCGAAGTGAACGGCGCCATCGTCATGGACCCGCTGGCAGCGGCGATCAAGACCGCGGAAACGATGGTCGACCTGAAGCGCATCGGCGTGCAGCCTTGCCGTGCCGGCGCCTGGACGCCGCCGACGGCGGAAGTGCGCCAGTTGCTGGCCAAGGAATTCCAGGCGTAA
- a CDS encoding Bug family tripartite tricarboxylate transporter substrate binding protein: MRFLLQLAALALGALVANAPARAEAYPDKPIQLIVPFAAGGSVDFIARQLALQLQKDFPKGVVVVNRAGASATIGTRAIATAAPDGYTIGLINIAHVSNPALGPVPYDPIKDFAPIALATRIPSMLIVHQSFPANTVKELIDMAKAKPGALSYGSVGLGTSNHLPMELLLNMTGAKMLHVPYSSTGGLNADLLGGQVPIGFTTVPTGVARIKTGKVKALGVASPKRLAVLPNVPAIAETVPGFEFADWNAVVAPAGTPPEIVARLHEEVIKAMHAPEFRQRMDEFGAEVVGSTPQQLGEFLHAELAKWDRVIREAGITKH, encoded by the coding sequence ATGCGCTTCCTGCTCCAGCTCGCGGCGCTTGCATTGGGCGCCCTCGTTGCCAACGCTCCCGCGCGAGCGGAGGCCTATCCCGACAAGCCCATCCAGCTGATTGTGCCCTTCGCCGCCGGCGGCTCGGTGGACTTCATTGCCCGCCAGCTGGCGCTGCAACTGCAGAAGGACTTTCCCAAGGGCGTGGTGGTGGTCAACCGCGCGGGAGCGTCGGCCACCATCGGCACGCGCGCCATCGCCACCGCCGCGCCGGACGGCTACACCATCGGCCTGATCAACATCGCGCACGTGTCCAACCCGGCGCTGGGGCCGGTGCCCTACGACCCCATCAAGGACTTCGCGCCCATCGCGTTGGCCACGCGCATCCCGTCCATGCTGATCGTGCACCAGTCCTTCCCGGCCAACACGGTGAAGGAACTGATAGACATGGCGAAGGCCAAGCCCGGCGCACTCAGCTACGGATCCGTGGGCCTGGGCACGTCGAACCACTTGCCGATGGAGCTGCTGCTGAACATGACGGGCGCGAAGATGCTGCACGTTCCCTACAGCAGCACCGGCGGGCTGAATGCCGACTTGCTGGGCGGCCAGGTGCCCATCGGCTTCACCACCGTGCCTACCGGCGTGGCGCGCATCAAGACCGGCAAGGTCAAGGCCCTGGGTGTCGCCAGCCCGAAGCGGCTGGCGGTGCTGCCCAACGTGCCGGCCATCGCGGAGACGGTTCCCGGCTTCGAGTTCGCGGATTGGAACGCCGTGGTGGCACCGGCGGGGACGCCCCCCGAGATCGTCGCGCGCCTGCACGAAGAGGTGATCAAGGCCATGCATGCGCCCGAGTTCCGCCAGCGCATGGACGAATTCGGCGCCGAGGTCGTCGGCAGCACGCCGCAGCAGCTGGGCGAGTTCCTGCACGCCGAACTGGCCAAGTGGGACCGCGTGATCCGCGAAGCCGGTATCACGAAGCATTGA
- a CDS encoding amidohydrolase family protein: MFIVDAQVHVWAANTPERPWPVYPGNTEPNKPHYPEPLTPDKLVTWMDANGIARVYLVPPSWEGERNDVVLAGAQKHPDRFRAIGRLDVDAPDARQQVERWMEQPGMAAMQLTFHKPYFVALLEEGRADWLWPIAERKGIPINVYLQQRHLHLLDRVAERHPGLRFLVNHCAMTGTKKDADAFEEFPKLLALAKRPNVAVKASCLQFYVTEQYPFPSLVPYVRQLYDAFGPKRMFWGTDLTRLPCTWSQALRFFLEEIPFLSAQDKEWIMGRAITEWQGWPAVAKDKP, from the coding sequence TTGTTCATCGTCGACGCGCAGGTCCACGTCTGGGCCGCCAACACGCCCGAACGGCCCTGGCCGGTCTACCCGGGCAACACCGAACCCAACAAGCCGCACTATCCCGAGCCGCTGACGCCGGACAAGCTGGTGACGTGGATGGACGCGAACGGCATCGCCCGCGTCTACCTCGTGCCGCCTTCGTGGGAAGGCGAACGCAACGACGTCGTTCTGGCCGGGGCGCAGAAGCATCCGGACCGCTTCCGTGCGATCGGCCGCCTCGATGTCGATGCGCCCGATGCACGCCAGCAGGTGGAGCGTTGGATGGAGCAGCCCGGCATGGCCGCCATGCAGCTGACCTTCCACAAGCCCTACTTCGTCGCGCTGCTGGAAGAGGGCCGGGCCGACTGGCTGTGGCCGATCGCCGAGCGCAAGGGAATCCCGATCAACGTTTATTTGCAGCAGCGGCACCTGCACCTGCTGGATCGCGTCGCAGAAAGGCATCCGGGCCTGCGCTTCCTCGTCAACCATTGCGCCATGACCGGGACGAAGAAGGACGCCGATGCCTTCGAGGAATTTCCCAAGCTGCTGGCGCTGGCGAAGCGGCCCAACGTGGCGGTCAAGGCGAGCTGCCTGCAGTTCTATGTGACGGAGCAGTACCCGTTCCCGTCGCTGGTGCCCTACGTGCGCCAGCTGTACGACGCCTTCGGGCCCAAGCGCATGTTCTGGGGCACGGACCTCACGCGCCTGCCCTGCACCTGGAGCCAGGCCCTGCGCTTCTTCCTGGAGGAGATCCCCTTCCTCAGCGCGCAGGACAAGGAATGGATCATGGGCCGCGCCATCACCGAGTGGCAAGGCTGGCCCGCCGTCGCGAAGGACAAGCCATGA